The Candidatus Dechloromonas phosphoritropha genome includes a region encoding these proteins:
- a CDS encoding cyclic beta 1-2 glucan synthetase has translation MERHGTTLAELHKIQATHGPDKLLARLEKNEDALLAGYEVLREAAREKRRIAPAGEWLLDNFFLIEEQIRTARRHFPKGYSRELPILSNGNSAGLPRVYDIALAAIAHGDGRVDAESLYRFVAAYQKLADLKLGELWAIPIMLRLALIENLRRVSTRVAAGMIDRNAANIWADQMIDAAENDPKNLILVIADMARANPPLVNSFVAELARRLQGHSSALALPLTWIEQRLSESGQTIEQLVQSETQSQAANQVSISNSIGSLRLLGAMDWREFVETTSTVDQKLREDPNDIYSHMDFATRDRYRHVIEKLAQQSPLSECEVARKAIQLTHEAVGGEQPRASHVGYYLIDAGLAQLTQAAEVRPSLGDLVHRLGAGAPLTLYLGAIALLMAVFVSGLITLAHSDGLTHWLLALLVAPALLGASQLAVTLVNWLATLFVMPHPLPRMDFAKGIAPQARTLVVVPTMLTSPQGIDDLVEALEVRFLANRDTCLHFGLLTDFRDAGTAEQPEDDDLLQRAAARIDALNLKYAGSTHNLFFLFHRPRRWNPQEAVWMGYERKRGKLGDLNALIRLGSQEAFALIVGKTTILRNVRYVITLDTDTQLPRDSARAFVATIAHPLNQPHYDAARQMVTAGYGILQPRMAVTLPSTNRSRYARLCGSEPGIDPYTQAVSDVYQDVFGEGSFIGKGIYDVEAFEESLKDRFPENRILSHDLLEGCYARAGLLSDVQLYEDYPARYSADVARRYRWIRGDWQVASWLLPRVPGTGGQRQKNLLSRLSQWKLLDNLRRSLVPANFIFLLFFGLTVAPSFLGWTAAIIGILLLPIVAIFSLDLFRRAKEIPLGQHLLNVFNSLGRQLALAAFNLACLPYEAYYSLDAILRTTWRLLFSHQRLLEWNPSGELQREVDSRRARHPDPGGIADLIHTYGTLWPAPLLAALTALILAAERPAALLVASPILLLWLSAPLIAWWISRPLTQRRVALAPGQTQFLQLLARKTWGFFETFVNARDNWLPPDNYQEHPVATIAHRTSPTNMGLALLANLSACDFGYISAGKLIERTTQTLQTMLKLERYRGHFYNWYDTLTLLPLHPLYVSSVDSGNLSGHLLTLRPGLLGLSDQKIIGSRTFSGIGDTMAALREAASEHSSTEISRLQRNVESAQDARPATVLAAWSWLEQLTTSAQALVDTVGDNALANSEDLATSLHSWAQAMLRQCRDARNELDFLVPWAHLPADTEGLNDLPGATSIPTLRELANPLTPTIHPELASLLELASERASQRVVAIDRLAQQVGELANVDYDFLYDHSRHLFTVGHNVEQRRCDTGNYDLLASEARLASFVAIAQGAVPQESWFALGRLLTTAGGEPILLSWSGSMFEYLMPLLVMPTYENTLLHQTCQAAVKRQIAYGKQRGVPWGMSESGYNAVDARLNYQYRAFGVPGLGIKRGLTEDLVIAPYASALALMVQPNAACENLQRLTTEGFQGDFGMYEAIDYTPARLPRGQSNAVIRSYMAHHQGMTLLSLAYLLHDRPMQKRFESDPLFQATTLLLQERVPNVAAFHVHTAELSLIRTTATGPEMPIRVLRSADTPSPEIQLLSNGRYHVMVSNAGGGYSRWKDIAVTRWREDGTCDNRGSFCYLRDVASGEFWSMAHQPTLKIADTYEAIFSEARAEFRRLDLGYDTHTEIVVSPEDDIELRRISLTNRARTRRSIEITSYAEVVLAPAAADALHPAFSNLFVQTEIIPDRLAILCNRRPRAVGDPVPWMFHLMVVHGTPAEAVSYETDRQQFIGRTLGLESPQAMLDAGMLSGSQGSVLDPIVAIRKRITLAPDETVTIDMVTGIADNREMALGLLDKYRDRNLADRVFELAWTHNWVNLQQINASEADAQLFNRLAGSVIYANPLLRAEASILASNRRSQSGLWGYAISGDLPIVLLQISDVVNLDLVRQLVQAHAYWRLKGLTVDLVIWNEDHAGYRQILQEQILGLIAAGIEGNLTDRPGGIFVRVAEQISSEDRILFQTVARVIISDSRGLLIDQINRRSAKDIRDALLPKLLPRRTWRPEAHPGSVLPRTDLQFYNGHGGFTGDGREYIITTAPDLTTPMPWVNVIANSHFGTVISESGSAYTWSENAHEFRFTPWSDDPVSDVSGEAFYLRDEESGHFWSPTPLPCGGKTVYVSRHGFGYSVFEHQEDGIQSTLSIHVDTEAAIKFSTLKIRNISGRPRQLSVTGYVEWVLGDLRAKSAMHVVTEIDPTSGSIFAHNPYSLEFVDRIAFFDADEVGRNNKVSVTGDRREFIGRNGTLRKPAAMGRAKLSNQLGAGLDPCAAIQIPFALRLDEEREIVFRLGARGRRGSDAGGAFQSRRGAVAARKSIEGVYAYWQQTLGVIQVDTPDPALNVLANGWLLYQTLACRFWARSGFYQSGGAFGFRDQLQDSMALLHAEPALVRAHLLCSAARQFAEGDVQHWWHPPAGRGVRTHCSDDFLWLPLAVCRYVEHSGDTGVLDESAYFIEGRALSPEIDSYYDLPVRSASSATLYQHCQQAILHGLRFGAHGLPLIGSGDWNDGMNLVGMQGKGESVWLGFFLYDVLPRFAELARGHNDRSFADRCHSEADQLRRNLEQHSWDGEWYRRAWFDDGTPLGSAENAECRIDSIAQSWATLSGAGDNVRVRTAMAALDSHLVDRQHGLIKLLVPPFDKSDLNPGYIKGYVPGIRENGGQYTHGAIWAAMAYAKLGDRQRAWELFGMINPVNHGNSTASISTYKVEPYVMAADVYAVAPHTGRGGWTWYTGSAGWMYRLTIESLLGLQVVAGKMRFQPCLPQHWSGFTLRYRYRETFYMITVSQTHDAEPPMTVRVDGIAQQPPEINLVDDRQEHIVEVHLPGNPSST, from the coding sequence ATGGAGCGGCACGGCACGACGCTGGCCGAACTGCACAAGATACAAGCGACACATGGCCCTGACAAGTTGCTGGCCCGTCTGGAAAAGAACGAAGATGCACTACTCGCCGGGTATGAAGTGTTGCGCGAAGCGGCCCGGGAAAAGCGTAGGATCGCGCCAGCCGGCGAATGGCTGCTGGATAATTTTTTCCTGATCGAAGAACAGATCCGCACGGCCCGTCGCCATTTCCCCAAGGGCTACAGTCGCGAGTTGCCCATCTTGTCCAACGGCAATTCGGCCGGCCTGCCGCGCGTGTACGACATCGCGCTCGCCGCTATCGCCCACGGTGATGGCCGTGTCGATGCTGAAAGCCTTTACCGTTTCGTCGCCGCTTACCAGAAGCTGGCCGATCTCAAGCTCGGCGAGTTGTGGGCCATCCCGATCATGCTGCGCCTGGCGCTGATCGAAAACCTGCGCCGGGTCAGTACCCGCGTTGCAGCCGGTATGATCGACCGCAACGCGGCCAACATTTGGGCCGACCAGATGATCGACGCCGCCGAGAATGACCCGAAAAACCTTATCCTGGTCATTGCCGACATGGCACGGGCCAATCCGCCGCTGGTCAATTCCTTCGTCGCCGAACTGGCGCGCCGCCTGCAAGGGCACAGTTCGGCACTGGCCTTGCCACTCACCTGGATCGAGCAGCGCCTGTCCGAATCCGGCCAGACCATCGAGCAGCTGGTCCAGTCGGAAACCCAGAGCCAGGCGGCCAACCAGGTGTCGATCAGCAACAGCATTGGCAGCCTGCGCCTGCTCGGCGCCATGGATTGGCGTGAATTCGTTGAAACGACGAGTACCGTCGACCAGAAGTTGCGCGAAGATCCTAACGACATATACAGCCACATGGATTTCGCAACCCGCGACCGCTACCGGCACGTCATCGAAAAGCTGGCCCAGCAGAGCCCCCTGTCCGAATGCGAAGTTGCCCGCAAGGCCATCCAGTTGACGCACGAGGCGGTTGGCGGCGAGCAGCCACGCGCCTCGCATGTCGGCTACTACCTGATCGACGCCGGGCTGGCGCAACTGACCCAGGCAGCCGAAGTCCGGCCATCCTTGGGTGATCTCGTCCACCGGCTGGGTGCCGGCGCACCGCTAACGCTCTATCTCGGCGCGATTGCCCTGCTTATGGCAGTTTTTGTTAGCGGCCTGATCACCCTCGCTCACAGCGACGGCCTCACTCACTGGCTGCTGGCACTGCTCGTCGCCCCGGCCCTGCTCGGCGCCAGCCAACTGGCAGTGACGCTGGTGAACTGGCTGGCGACCTTGTTCGTCATGCCGCACCCCCTGCCGCGCATGGATTTTGCCAAGGGCATTGCGCCGCAGGCACGCACGCTGGTGGTCGTCCCGACTATGCTGACCAGCCCGCAAGGCATCGATGATCTGGTCGAGGCGTTGGAAGTCCGCTTCCTCGCCAACCGTGACACCTGCCTGCATTTCGGTCTGCTTACCGATTTTCGTGATGCCGGCACGGCCGAGCAACCAGAAGACGATGACTTGCTGCAGCGCGCCGCGGCACGCATCGATGCGCTCAATCTCAAGTATGCTGGCAGTACACACAACCTGTTTTTCCTGTTTCACCGGCCGCGGCGCTGGAATCCACAGGAAGCTGTCTGGATGGGCTACGAGCGCAAGCGAGGCAAGCTCGGCGACCTCAATGCGCTGATTCGGTTGGGCAGCCAGGAGGCCTTCGCGCTGATCGTCGGCAAAACCACCATTTTGCGCAATGTCCGCTACGTCATCACGCTCGATACCGACACCCAGTTGCCGCGCGATTCGGCGCGCGCCTTTGTGGCGACCATCGCCCACCCACTGAACCAGCCGCACTACGACGCGGCCCGGCAAATGGTCACCGCCGGCTACGGCATCCTGCAGCCGCGCATGGCGGTCACCCTGCCGAGCACCAATCGCTCGCGCTATGCCCGGCTGTGCGGCAGCGAGCCCGGCATTGACCCTTACACCCAGGCCGTTTCTGACGTTTACCAGGATGTCTTCGGCGAAGGCTCATTCATCGGCAAGGGCATCTACGACGTCGAGGCCTTCGAGGAATCACTGAAGGATCGCTTTCCGGAAAACCGCATTCTCAGCCATGACCTGCTCGAAGGCTGCTATGCCCGGGCCGGCCTGCTCAGCGACGTGCAACTCTACGAAGACTACCCGGCCCGTTACAGTGCCGATGTCGCCCGCCGTTACCGCTGGATACGTGGCGACTGGCAGGTCGCCAGCTGGCTGCTGCCACGGGTGCCCGGGACCGGCGGCCAGCGCCAGAAAAATCTGCTGTCCAGGCTGTCGCAATGGAAGCTGCTCGACAACCTGCGGCGCAGCCTGGTCCCGGCCAATTTCATTTTTCTGCTTTTTTTCGGGTTGACCGTAGCGCCCTCATTCCTGGGTTGGACAGCGGCGATCATCGGCATTTTGCTGCTGCCTATCGTCGCCATCTTCAGCCTCGATCTGTTTCGCCGCGCCAAGGAAATTCCGCTCGGGCAGCACCTGCTCAACGTTTTCAATTCGCTTGGCCGGCAACTGGCGCTGGCCGCCTTCAATCTCGCCTGCCTGCCCTACGAGGCCTACTACAGCCTCGACGCCATCCTGCGCACCACCTGGCGCCTGTTGTTCAGCCACCAGCGCCTGCTCGAATGGAACCCGTCCGGCGAACTGCAACGCGAGGTCGACAGCAGGCGCGCCCGCCATCCCGATCCCGGCGGCATCGCCGACCTGATCCATACCTACGGCACCCTCTGGCCAGCCCCGCTGCTTGCCGCGCTCACCGCACTCATTCTCGCCGCCGAGCGGCCTGCCGCACTGCTCGTTGCTTCGCCTATCCTGCTCCTCTGGCTCAGCGCGCCGCTCATTGCGTGGTGGATCAGCCGGCCGCTGACGCAACGTCGGGTTGCCCTGGCGCCTGGCCAGACCCAATTCCTTCAGTTGCTCGCGCGCAAGACCTGGGGCTTTTTCGAGACCTTCGTCAACGCCCGCGACAACTGGCTGCCGCCGGACAATTATCAGGAACACCCGGTCGCCACCATCGCCCACCGCACCTCGCCAACCAACATGGGGCTAGCCCTGCTGGCCAATTTGTCGGCCTGCGACTTTGGCTATATTTCTGCCGGCAAGCTGATCGAGCGGACGACCCAGACGCTGCAAACCATGCTCAAACTGGAGCGCTACCGAGGGCATTTCTACAACTGGTACGACACGCTCACGCTGCTCCCTTTGCACCCGCTCTACGTTTCTTCGGTGGACAGCGGCAATCTCTCGGGGCACTTGCTGACCCTGCGCCCCGGCTTGCTTGGCTTGAGCGATCAAAAAATCATCGGCTCAAGAACATTTTCCGGTATCGGCGACACCATGGCCGCCCTGCGCGAAGCGGCGTCCGAGCACAGTTCGACAGAAATCTCCCGCCTGCAGCGCAACGTCGAATCGGCCCAGGATGCCCGCCCCGCCACTGTGCTCGCCGCCTGGTCCTGGCTGGAACAGCTGACGACTTCAGCACAGGCGCTGGTCGACACCGTAGGTGACAACGCTTTGGCCAATTCGGAAGACTTGGCCACATCCTTGCACAGCTGGGCGCAAGCCATGCTCCGGCAATGTCGCGATGCTCGCAACGAACTTGATTTCCTCGTTCCCTGGGCCCATCTCCCGGCCGATACCGAGGGTTTGAATGATTTGCCGGGAGCGACCTCGATCCCGACCTTGCGCGAATTGGCCAACCCGCTCACGCCGACTATCCACCCCGAACTAGCATCCCTTCTCGAACTGGCCAGCGAGCGGGCCAGCCAGCGCGTCGTCGCTATCGACCGGTTGGCGCAACAAGTTGGCGAGCTTGCCAACGTCGATTACGACTTCCTCTATGACCACAGCCGCCATCTGTTTACCGTCGGCCACAACGTCGAGCAACGGCGTTGTGACACCGGCAACTATGACCTGCTGGCCTCCGAAGCTCGCCTCGCCAGCTTCGTGGCCATTGCCCAAGGCGCGGTACCCCAGGAAAGCTGGTTCGCCCTCGGGCGCCTGCTGACGACGGCTGGTGGCGAACCGATCCTGCTCTCATGGAGCGGTTCGATGTTCGAGTACCTGATGCCGCTGCTGGTCATGCCAACCTACGAAAACACGTTGTTGCACCAGACCTGCCAGGCGGCAGTCAAACGCCAGATCGCCTATGGCAAGCAGCGCGGTGTGCCGTGGGGCATGTCCGAATCCGGCTATAACGCCGTCGATGCCCGCCTCAATTACCAATACCGCGCCTTTGGCGTACCCGGCCTCGGCATCAAGCGGGGTCTGACCGAAGATCTGGTCATCGCCCCTTACGCTTCCGCGCTGGCCCTGATGGTGCAGCCCAACGCGGCCTGCGAAAACCTTCAAAGACTGACTACTGAAGGCTTCCAGGGTGATTTTGGCATGTACGAGGCAATCGACTACACGCCGGCTCGCCTGCCACGCGGCCAGAGCAACGCCGTGATCCGCTCCTACATGGCCCACCACCAGGGCATGACCCTGCTTTCGTTGGCCTATTTGCTGCACGACCGACCGATGCAAAAACGCTTCGAGTCCGATCCGCTGTTCCAGGCCACCACCTTGCTGTTGCAGGAGCGCGTGCCCAATGTCGCCGCCTTCCATGTTCACACCGCTGAGCTATCGCTGATTCGCACCACCGCAACCGGCCCCGAAATGCCGATACGCGTGCTGCGCAGCGCCGACACACCGAGCCCGGAAATCCAACTGCTGTCAAATGGTCGCTATCACGTCATGGTTAGCAATGCTGGCGGCGGCTACAGCCGCTGGAAGGACATTGCCGTGACCCGCTGGCGCGAGGATGGCACCTGCGACAACCGGGGTAGCTTCTGCTATCTGCGCGATGTAGCCAGCGGCGAGTTCTGGTCGATGGCCCATCAACCCACGCTCAAGATCGCCGATACCTATGAAGCAATCTTCTCCGAGGCGCGCGCCGAGTTCCGCCGCCTGGACCTCGGCTATGATACACACACCGAAATCGTCGTTTCACCGGAAGACGATATCGAACTGCGCCGGATCAGCCTGACCAACCGTGCGCGCACCCGGCGCAGCATTGAAATCACCAGCTATGCCGAAGTGGTACTCGCCCCGGCGGCTGCCGACGCGCTACATCCGGCTTTCAGCAATCTGTTCGTGCAGACCGAGATCATCCCGGATCGCCTGGCGATACTCTGCAACCGCCGGCCACGTGCCGTCGGCGACCCGGTGCCGTGGATGTTCCATTTGATGGTAGTACACGGCACGCCGGCTGAGGCAGTTTCCTATGAAACGGATCGCCAGCAGTTCATCGGCCGTACCCTGGGGCTGGAGTCGCCCCAGGCAATGCTGGATGCCGGCATGCTCTCGGGCAGCCAGGGATCGGTCCTCGACCCGATTGTCGCCATCCGTAAACGAATCACGCTGGCGCCGGACGAAACGGTAACTATCGACATGGTCACCGGCATCGCTGACAACCGAGAAATGGCCCTCGGCCTGCTCGACAAATACCGCGACCGCAATCTCGCCGATCGCGTCTTTGAACTGGCCTGGACGCACAACTGGGTGAACCTGCAGCAGATCAACGCCAGCGAAGCCGATGCGCAACTGTTCAATCGCCTGGCCGGCTCAGTGATTTACGCCAATCCGCTACTTCGCGCTGAGGCCAGTATCCTGGCCAGCAACCGGCGGAGCCAGTCTGGCCTCTGGGGCTATGCCATCTCCGGCGACCTGCCCATTGTCCTGCTGCAGATCAGCGACGTGGTCAATCTCGACCTCGTCCGCCAGCTTGTCCAGGCCCATGCCTACTGGCGCCTCAAGGGTCTGACGGTCGATCTGGTGATCTGGAACGAGGACCATGCCGGTTACCGCCAAATATTGCAGGAACAGATACTCGGCCTGATCGCAGCGGGCATCGAAGGCAATCTGACCGACCGTCCGGGCGGTATTTTCGTCCGGGTCGCCGAGCAGATATCGAGCGAAGACCGTATCCTGTTTCAGACCGTGGCTCGTGTCATCATCAGCGACAGTCGAGGTTTGCTCATTGACCAGATTAACCGGCGCAGCGCGAAAGACATCCGCGATGCCCTGCTCCCCAAACTCTTGCCGCGCCGCACGTGGCGACCGGAAGCTCACCCGGGATCGGTCCTGCCGCGCACCGACCTGCAGTTTTACAACGGCCATGGCGGATTCACCGGCGATGGTCGCGAATACATCATTACTACTGCCCCTGATCTGACAACACCGATGCCCTGGGTGAACGTCATTGCCAATTCCCATTTCGGCACGGTGATTTCGGAAAGCGGTAGCGCCTACACCTGGAGCGAAAATGCCCACGAGTTCCGCTTTACACCATGGAGCGACGACCCGGTCAGCGATGTTTCGGGTGAGGCCTTCTATCTGCGCGATGAGGAAAGCGGCCATTTCTGGTCGCCGACACCACTGCCTTGCGGCGGCAAGACAGTTTATGTCAGTCGTCATGGTTTCGGCTACAGCGTTTTTGAACATCAAGAGGACGGCATCCAGTCGACCCTTAGCATCCACGTCGATACCGAAGCAGCAATCAAATTCTCGACTTTAAAAATACGCAATATTTCCGGTCGACCGCGACAATTGTCCGTTACCGGCTACGTCGAATGGGTGCTCGGCGATTTGCGGGCCAAATCAGCCATGCACGTTGTCACCGAAATCGATCCGACGAGCGGATCGATCTTTGCCCACAACCCTTACAGCCTTGAATTCGTCGATCGCATCGCCTTCTTCGACGCCGACGAAGTAGGCCGTAATAACAAGGTCAGCGTCACCGGCGATCGCCGTGAATTCATCGGCCGCAACGGCACGCTGCGCAAGCCGGCCGCCATGGGCCGAGCCAAACTGTCCAATCAACTGGGGGCTGGCCTCGATCCCTGCGCTGCCATACAAATACCTTTTGCTCTGAGGCTCGACGAAGAACGTGAGATTGTTTTCAGGCTCGGTGCCCGCGGCCGCCGCGGCTCCGATGCCGGCGGCGCCTTCCAGAGCCGGCGCGGCGCCGTCGCCGCCAGGAAATCGATCGAAGGCGTTTATGCCTACTGGCAGCAAACACTCGGTGTCATCCAGGTAGACACGCCCGACCCGGCGCTTAACGTGCTGGCCAACGGCTGGTTGCTCTACCAGACGCTGGCTTGCCGTTTCTGGGCACGCAGCGGCTTTTATCAATCCGGCGGCGCCTTCGGTTTCCGCGATCAACTGCAGGACAGCATGGCCCTGCTTCATGCCGAACCTGCACTGGTCCGCGCCCATTTGCTGTGCAGTGCCGCCCGGCAGTTTGCCGAAGGCGATGTCCAGCACTGGTGGCATCCACCAGCCGGGCGCGGCGTGCGCACGCATTGCTCTGACGATTTTCTCTGGCTGCCGCTGGCTGTCTGCCGCTATGTTGAGCACAGCGGCGACACCGGGGTGCTCGACGAGTCGGCGTATTTCATCGAAGGACGAGCGCTTAGTCCAGAAATTGATTCGTACTACGACCTGCCTGTGCGCTCGGCCAGCAGCGCCACGCTTTACCAGCACTGTCAACAAGCCATCCTGCACGGTTTGCGCTTCGGCGCGCACGGTCTGCCGCTAATCGGTTCGGGCGACTGGAACGACGGGATGAATCTGGTCGGTATGCAGGGCAAGGGTGAAAGCGTCTGGCTGGGATTCTTCCTGTATGACGTGCTACCGCGCTTTGCCGAGCTGGCGAGAGGCCACAACGACCGCTCCTTTGCCGATCGCTGTCACAGCGAAGCCGATCAGCTGCGCCGCAACCTCGAACAACACAGCTGGGACGGCGAATGGTATCGCCGCGCCTGGTTCGACGACGGCACACCGCTCGGCTCAGCCGAAAATGCCGAATGCCGGATCGATTCCATCGCGCAAAGCTGGGCGACGCTCTCCGGCGCTGGCGACAATGTTCGAGTCCGCACGGCGATGGCTGCGCTCGATAGCCATCTGGTCGATCGCCAGCACGGACTGATCAAGCTGCTTGTCCCGCCTTTCGACAAATCGGACCTCAATCCGGGCTACATCAAGGGCTACGTTCCGGGCATCCGTGAAAACGGCGGGCAATACACGCACGGCGCTATCTGGGCGGCGATGGCCTATGCCAAACTGGGTGATCGGCAACGCGCCTGGGAACTGTTCGGCATGATCAACCCGGTCAATCACGGCAACTCTACCGCATCCATCAGCACCTACAAGGTCGAACCATACGTCATGGCGGCCGACGTCTACGCCGTGGCACCCCATACCGGGCGCGGCGGTTGGACCTGGTACACCGGCTCGGCCGGCTGGATGTACCGGCTAACCATCGAATCCCTGCTCGGCCTGCAGGTCGTCGCCGGAAAAATGCGCTTCCAGCCCTGTCTACCGCAACATTGGTCCGGATTTACATTGCGCTATCGCTACCGGGAAACCTTCTACATGATCACTGTAAGCCAGACCCATGACGCGGAACCGCCAATGACCGTCAGGGTCGACGGCATTGCCCAGCAGCCGCCCGAAATCAATCTGGTGGATGATCGCCAGGAACATATTGTCGAAGTTCACCTACCCGGAAATCCATCATCAACGTAA
- a CDS encoding ISAs1 family transposase: protein METGNKLRLADVFVSIRDPRQRRKFEHDLVALLVVAVNAVRVGADTFVEIERWANEKLDWLRQYLKLEKGVPSHDTFGRLFGLIDPDEFEVAFRRWVGAILPALGADRVVAIDGKTSRRSGKVDGTPLHLVSAFAVDAGLVLGQRATPEKSNEKTAIPELLATLALKGCIVTIDAMGTQANIAQAIRARGADYILAVKENQPTLADSMRDFFSQFMAAPEHTPHTLTESLEKDHGRLETRRCFAFHHLDCLARPAQWLDLKSFAVIESERYIKGKTSFERRFYISSPPAHAERLARSVRAHWTVENRLHWCMDVAFADDRMRARTGHAAHNLALLKHITLNLFRLDPIKQKGSIKARHLIAATSGYYRSKLLGLV, encoded by the coding sequence ATGGAAACAGGAAACAAGTTGCGACTGGCCGATGTCTTTGTGTCGATCCGCGACCCGAGGCAGCGACGGAAGTTTGAGCATGATCTGGTGGCGCTTCTGGTGGTGGCGGTCAACGCGGTACGGGTTGGAGCCGATACCTTTGTGGAGATCGAACGGTGGGCGAACGAGAAGCTGGACTGGTTGCGTCAGTATCTGAAGCTGGAGAAGGGCGTTCCGTCGCATGACACGTTCGGACGCCTGTTCGGTTTGATCGATCCGGATGAATTCGAAGTGGCATTTCGCCGCTGGGTGGGCGCCATCCTTCCGGCCCTTGGGGCGGACAGGGTGGTCGCCATCGACGGCAAGACCAGTCGCCGCTCGGGTAAGGTCGATGGCACGCCGTTGCATCTGGTCAGTGCCTTCGCCGTCGATGCGGGACTGGTGCTTGGGCAACGTGCCACACCAGAGAAGTCGAATGAGAAGACGGCGATTCCGGAACTGCTGGCGACGCTGGCGCTCAAGGGCTGCATCGTGACCATCGATGCGATGGGCACTCAGGCCAATATCGCCCAGGCTATTCGTGCGCGGGGTGCCGATTACATTCTTGCCGTGAAAGAGAACCAGCCGACACTGGCCGATTCGATGCGTGACTTCTTCAGCCAATTCATGGCGGCACCGGAGCATACTCCACACACGCTCACCGAATCGCTTGAAAAGGATCACGGTCGGCTGGAAACCCGGCGCTGTTTTGCGTTCCATCATCTGGACTGCCTGGCCAGGCCGGCGCAATGGCTCGACCTGAAATCCTTTGCCGTCATCGAATCGGAACGTTACATCAAGGGCAAGACGTCCTTCGAGCGCCGCTTCTACATCAGCAGCCCGCCCGCCCATGCCGAACGACTGGCCCGCTCGGTGCGCGCTCATTGGACCGTCGAGAATCGCTTGCACTGGTGCATGGATGTCGCCTTCGCCGACGACCGGATGCGCGCTCGTACCGGACATGCGGCTCACAACCTCGCCCTTCTCAAGCACATTACGCTCAATCTCTTTCGCCTTGACCCCATCAAGCAAAAGGGCAGCATCAAGGCGCGGCATCTTATCGCTGCGACTTCCGGCTACTATCGCTCCAAACTTCTGGGTCTTGTATAG
- a CDS encoding IS110 family transposase, translated as MKITTVGIDLAKQVFQVHGVDERGKVVLKKQLKRDQVLPFFANFQSCLIGMEACGGAHFWVNKLQAMGHTVKLMAPQFVKPYVKNNKNDVADAEAICEAAGRPNIRFVPIKTGEQQAVLALHRARQGFVKARTAQANQIRGLAEYGIIIPQGIGYIGKRLPEVLEDGENGLPGMFRQLLARLGDHLKELDRQVHELEIQIQAWHRESVASRKLAQIPGIGPITASALVASIGNARNFENGRQLAAWLGLVPRQNSSGGKQTLLGISKRGDTYLRTLLIHGARAVIRVAERKAAYTGSWLAEVMGRRHKNVAAVAQVNKNARIV; from the coding sequence ATGAAGATTACGACAGTTGGCATTGATCTGGCGAAACAGGTTTTTCAGGTTCATGGCGTTGATGAACGGGGCAAGGTGGTACTCAAGAAGCAATTGAAGCGCGATCAGGTATTGCCGTTTTTTGCCAATTTCCAGTCCTGCCTGATCGGCATGGAAGCCTGTGGTGGCGCTCATTTTTGGGTGAACAAACTGCAGGCGATGGGCCATACGGTGAAACTGATGGCTCCGCAGTTTGTGAAGCCGTATGTAAAAAACAATAAGAATGATGTAGCCGACGCCGAGGCAATTTGTGAGGCGGCGGGTCGGCCAAACATACGTTTTGTGCCAATCAAGACCGGCGAGCAGCAGGCCGTTCTGGCACTGCATCGCGCCCGCCAAGGCTTCGTCAAGGCGAGAACAGCTCAGGCCAACCAGATTCGTGGTCTGGCCGAATACGGCATCATCATCCCACAAGGCATTGGGTACATCGGTAAGCGCCTACCTGAGGTTCTGGAGGATGGTGAGAATGGGTTGCCAGGCATGTTTCGCCAACTACTTGCACGCCTTGGTGACCACCTCAAAGAGTTGGACCGGCAGGTTCATGAGTTGGAAATACAAATCCAAGCGTGGCACCGGGAGAGCGTGGCGAGTAGAAAGTTAGCGCAGATTCCCGGCATTGGTCCGATCACGGCAAGCGCCCTGGTGGCATCGATCGGCAATGCGCGGAACTTTGAGAATGGCCGACAACTGGCGGCTTGGTTGGGGCTGGTGCCACGACAGAATTCCAGCGGCGGCAAGCAAACACTGTTGGGCATCAGCAAACGTGGCGACACGTATCTGCGGACCCTGCTGATCCACGGAGCTCGAGCCGTAATCCGTGTTGCCGAGCGCAAAGCAGCCTATACCGGAAGTTGGCTCGCAGAGGTTATGGGGCGACGTCACAAAAACGTGGCTGCGGTGGCACAGGTCAACAAGAACGCTCGAATTGTTTGA